A single region of the Thermococcus zilligii AN1 genome encodes:
- the tiaS gene encoding tRNA(Ile2) 2-agmatinylcytidine synthetase TiaS: MIIHIGIDDTDSPNGMCTTYLGALLYRELSRLAEPLDLPRLIRLNPNIPYKTRGNGAVAMSFEAGEELIPDIKDTVLFYVSQLADFEHENTHPGVVFFEGEIPEELRAFSLKALREHVTIEEAERVAGDVGAEYFKFKLGRGIIGSLAAIGYPLERFTYELLAYREPENWGKPRGVNLESVFLADRWAYPFSYDNVDPQKGTVLITPHGKDPVLVGIRGIEGARVLQVFEMVEFEEPVAFYQLYKTNQNTDDHLVPKKIGELKLYDNAVVRGKVASPYWERGRHVFFELEDDTGKIRVAAFEPTKRFRNYVRKLLPGDEIIAAGGVKEHGGVLTLNLEKFYPVKLVPKIGYEKPKCPRCGGTMKSKGDYFKCKRCDFRMPKELTPIEVPRDLERKIYEVPPDARKHLSRPLVLPGGEEVLLEALCKGHNGNEQL, translated from the coding sequence ATGATAATCCACATCGGAATAGACGACACAGACTCACCCAACGGCATGTGCACAACCTACCTCGGGGCCCTCCTCTACAGGGAACTGTCCAGGTTAGCCGAACCTCTGGACCTCCCGAGGCTTATAAGGCTCAACCCCAACATTCCCTACAAGACGAGGGGAAACGGGGCAGTTGCCATGAGCTTTGAAGCCGGGGAAGAGCTAATCCCCGACATCAAGGACACAGTCCTTTTCTACGTGAGCCAGCTGGCCGATTTTGAGCACGAGAACACCCACCCGGGTGTTGTCTTTTTTGAGGGCGAGATCCCGGAGGAGTTGAGGGCGTTTTCCCTTAAAGCTTTGAGAGAGCACGTTACCATCGAAGAGGCCGAGAGAGTTGCCGGAGATGTTGGGGCCGAGTACTTCAAGTTCAAGCTCGGCAGGGGGATTATAGGCTCCCTCGCGGCGATAGGCTATCCCCTCGAGAGGTTCACCTATGAACTCCTGGCCTACCGCGAGCCCGAAAACTGGGGGAAGCCGAGGGGAGTGAACCTGGAGAGCGTTTTTTTGGCGGACAGATGGGCTTACCCCTTCAGCTACGACAACGTTGACCCCCAGAAGGGAACAGTCCTCATAACGCCGCACGGCAAGGACCCCGTTCTTGTAGGTATCAGGGGAATCGAGGGGGCCAGAGTCCTTCAGGTCTTTGAGATGGTTGAGTTCGAAGAGCCCGTCGCTTTCTACCAGCTTTACAAGACCAACCAGAACACGGACGACCACTTAGTTCCGAAGAAAATAGGCGAGCTCAAACTCTACGACAATGCCGTCGTTCGCGGTAAGGTCGCTTCGCCCTACTGGGAGCGCGGGAGGCACGTTTTCTTCGAGCTCGAGGATGACACCGGAAAAATCAGGGTGGCGGCCTTCGAGCCCACCAAGAGGTTCCGCAACTACGTGAGAAAGCTCCTCCCAGGTGATGAGATCATAGCCGCCGGGGGCGTTAAGGAGCACGGGGGCGTTCTAACGCTCAACCTCGAGAAGTTTTACCCTGTTAAACTCGTCCCCAAAATCGGGTATGAAAAGCCCAAATGTCCCAGGTGTGGCGGGACGATGAAGAGCAAGGGCGATTACTTCAAATGCAAACGCTGTGACTTCAGAATGCCCAAAGAGCTCACGCCCATTGAGGTTCCGCGCGATCTGGAAAGGAAAATCTACGAGGTTCCGCCCGATGCAAGAAAGCACCTCTCCAGGCCACTTGTTCTTCCCGGTGGGGAGGAGGTACTGTTGGAGGCCCTCTGTAAAGGCCACAATGGAAATGAACAGCTGTGA
- a CDS encoding class II glutamine amidotransferase domain-containing protein: MCRVLFGVGEGKRIRPLLEAFIDASENDPYKEARGKGREHRDGWGYVLLGKGAVNHYRSGRPVFEDEEGVEKLETSLDGFVVLLAHSRAASQGTKGLFNVQPFAFSTGRGFFFWLYHNGDLDKDEIIRLAELSREDLKNASDSYVFGAYLSRKLESLSKEDLLKRYSEIRGTTKTSFNTGALFLTPDSIKGFVTAYSEPEYILRRENWDYARQIVLSEKNLFAVASSTLELYHRASWRNAVNGTAFYVELNPEGEKFSVQELVLG, translated from the coding sequence ATGTGCAGGGTTCTTTTTGGAGTCGGGGAAGGAAAGAGGATCCGGCCACTGCTAGAGGCATTCATCGACGCCTCGGAGAACGACCCATACAAAGAAGCCAGGGGAAAAGGCAGGGAGCACAGGGACGGCTGGGGCTACGTCCTCTTAGGGAAGGGGGCTGTGAACCATTACCGCTCCGGGAGACCGGTTTTTGAAGACGAAGAAGGAGTTGAAAAGCTTGAGACTTCACTCGATGGCTTCGTCGTTCTTCTGGCCCACTCAAGGGCGGCCAGCCAGGGGACTAAAGGGCTTTTCAACGTTCAGCCCTTCGCGTTTTCCACTGGAAGGGGCTTTTTCTTCTGGCTCTACCACAACGGAGATTTAGACAAGGACGAAATAATTAGACTGGCTGAACTCAGCCGGGAAGACCTTAAAAACGCCTCTGACAGCTACGTTTTCGGTGCCTACCTTTCAAGAAAGCTGGAGTCCCTATCAAAAGAAGACCTCCTGAAGCGTTATTCGGAGATCAGGGGGACGACAAAAACAAGCTTCAACACGGGGGCGCTGTTCCTGACTCCGGACTCAATAAAAGGATTCGTCACGGCCTACTCAGAGCCGGAGTACATTCTCAGGAGGGAGAACTGGGACTACGCAAGGCAGATCGTTTTAAGCGAGAAGAACCTCTTTGCCGTTGCATCCTCAACGCTCGAGCTTTATCACCGGGCCAGCTGGAGAAACGCCGTCAACGGCACTGCCTTTTACGTTGAGTTAAACCCCGAAGGGGAAAAGTTCAGCGTCCAGGAGCTGGTTTTAGGGTAG
- a CDS encoding NOL1/NOP2/sun family putative RNA methylase translates to MLEKLFSLGYSKTFAERYYELWGERALAIAEAMEKPLPRCFRVNTLRIEVPKLTKLLNKKGFQFKRVPWAREGFCLTREPFAVTSTPEYLSGLLYIQEASSMYPPVALEPKPGETVADMAAAPGGKTSYLAQLMENKGIIYAFDVGEDRLKETRLNLSRLGVTNTVLFHSSSLHIEELGVEFDKILLDAPCTGSGTIHKNPERKANRTMEDVKFCQGLQMKLLEKGLSVLKRGGILVYSTCSLEPEENEFVIQWVLDNFEVELLPLRHGEPALTRPFGIGLSEEIAKARRFYPDRHGTSGFFVAKIKKL, encoded by the coding sequence ATGCTCGAAAAGCTCTTCAGCCTCGGCTACTCTAAGACTTTCGCTGAAAGATATTACGAGCTCTGGGGGGAGAGGGCCTTAGCGATTGCCGAGGCAATGGAAAAGCCCCTGCCGAGGTGCTTCCGCGTTAATACCCTCCGCATCGAGGTGCCGAAGCTCACCAAGCTCCTCAACAAGAAGGGCTTCCAGTTTAAGCGGGTCCCCTGGGCCCGGGAAGGTTTCTGCCTCACCCGCGAGCCCTTCGCGGTAACATCGACGCCCGAATACCTGAGCGGCCTCCTCTACATCCAGGAGGCGAGCTCGATGTATCCGCCCGTGGCTCTGGAACCAAAACCCGGCGAGACCGTTGCAGATATGGCGGCGGCGCCCGGAGGAAAGACGAGCTACCTCGCCCAGCTGATGGAGAATAAAGGGATAATCTACGCCTTTGACGTGGGGGAGGACAGGTTGAAGGAGACCAGGCTTAACCTTTCCCGCCTCGGCGTTACGAACACGGTTCTCTTCCACAGCTCTTCCCTTCACATAGAAGAGCTCGGCGTTGAGTTCGACAAAATCCTTCTCGATGCGCCGTGCACCGGCTCCGGAACGATACACAAGAACCCCGAGAGGAAGGCCAACAGGACGATGGAGGACGTTAAGTTCTGCCAGGGTCTGCAGATGAAGCTCCTTGAGAAGGGTTTGAGCGTGCTTAAGAGGGGCGGAATCCTCGTTTACTCAACCTGCTCCCTTGAGCCTGAAGAGAACGAGTTCGTTATCCAGTGGGTTCTCGATAACTTCGAGGTAGAACTGCTCCCGCTCCGCCACGGCGAGCCGGCCTTAACCAGGCCCTTTGGAATCGGGCTGAGTGAAGAGATAGCGAAGGCGAGGCGCTTCTACCCCGACAGGCACGGGACGAGCGGCTTCTTCGTTGCGAAGATCAAAAAGCTCTGA
- the pyrG gene encoding glutamine hydrolyzing CTP synthase, with product MTKFIFVTGGVVSGLGKGITSASLGMLMKARGFRTTNIKIDPYINYDAGTMNPYQHGEVFVLDDGGEVDLDLGNYERFLDTSLSFDHNITTGKVYSAVIEKERKGEYLGATVQVIPHITNEIKERIRRIARDYEVVIVEIGGTAGDIESMPFLEAARQMQLEEGRENVAFVHVTYVPKLRVVGEQKTKPTQHSVKELRSLGIQPDAIVARSEEPLEESARLKISLFTNVPGEAVISAYDVEDTYEVPLLLEKEGLARYLTRRLGLPEREPELRAWREMVEKYRSLEREVEIAIVGKYVKLADSYLSIKEALKHSSVANDVRVRIRWIEAEDVERKGVGLLEGVDGIIVPGGFGARGTEGKMMAIRYARENDIPFLGICFGFQLTVVEFARNVLGLKGAHSTEIDPQTPYPVVDLMPEQRYLDRLGGTMRLGAYPVYIKPNTLARGLYGREIVYERHRHRWEVNPDYVEKFEEAGLVFSGIAGDDGRRMEILELPGHRYFIATQFHPEFKSRPMNPAPVFNGLVKAAKERRYG from the coding sequence ATGACAAAGTTCATATTCGTCACGGGTGGTGTCGTCAGTGGTCTCGGTAAAGGCATCACCAGCGCTTCTCTCGGCATGCTCATGAAGGCAAGGGGCTTTAGGACAACGAACATCAAGATAGACCCCTACATCAACTACGACGCCGGAACGATGAACCCCTACCAGCACGGCGAGGTTTTTGTCCTCGACGACGGCGGCGAGGTTGATCTCGATTTGGGAAACTACGAGCGCTTTCTGGACACGAGCTTGAGCTTTGACCACAACATAACCACCGGGAAGGTTTATTCAGCCGTCATCGAGAAGGAGAGGAAGGGCGAGTATCTCGGCGCCACCGTCCAGGTCATCCCGCACATCACCAACGAGATAAAGGAGCGCATCAGGAGGATAGCGAGGGACTACGAAGTGGTTATAGTTGAAATCGGCGGAACAGCAGGGGATATCGAGAGCATGCCCTTCCTTGAAGCCGCCAGGCAGATGCAGTTAGAAGAGGGCAGGGAGAACGTCGCCTTCGTCCACGTCACGTATGTGCCAAAACTCAGGGTCGTCGGCGAGCAGAAGACCAAGCCAACACAGCACAGCGTGAAAGAGCTTAGAAGCCTTGGAATCCAGCCGGATGCCATAGTAGCGCGCTCCGAGGAGCCGCTTGAAGAGTCCGCGAGGCTCAAGATAAGCCTCTTCACCAACGTCCCCGGGGAGGCGGTTATCAGTGCCTACGACGTTGAGGACACCTACGAGGTTCCCCTCCTGCTTGAGAAGGAAGGGCTTGCAAGGTACCTCACAAGAAGGCTCGGCCTTCCGGAGAGGGAGCCCGAACTCAGGGCATGGCGCGAGATGGTTGAAAAGTACAGGTCACTGGAGAGGGAAGTGGAGATAGCTATCGTTGGCAAGTACGTCAAGTTAGCGGACTCCTACTTAAGCATAAAGGAGGCTTTAAAGCATTCCAGCGTTGCCAACGATGTGAGGGTCAGAATACGCTGGATAGAGGCGGAAGACGTTGAAAGAAAAGGCGTTGGCCTTCTCGAGGGCGTCGATGGGATAATAGTCCCCGGAGGATTTGGGGCAAGGGGGACTGAGGGTAAAATGATGGCCATACGCTACGCCCGCGAGAACGACATTCCCTTCCTCGGAATCTGCTTCGGCTTCCAGCTAACGGTGGTTGAGTTCGCAAGAAACGTTCTCGGCCTGAAGGGTGCCCATTCAACCGAGATAGACCCGCAGACACCTTACCCGGTTGTGGACTTAATGCCCGAACAGAGATATCTCGACAGACTCGGCGGAACCATGAGGCTCGGGGCTTATCCGGTTTACATAAAGCCCAACACACTGGCCAGGGGACTTTACGGCCGGGAAATAGTCTACGAGAGGCACAGACACCGCTGGGAGGTTAACCCCGACTACGTCGAAAAGTTTGAGGAAGCCGGTTTGGTATTCAGTGGCATCGCCGGAGACGACGGGAGGAGGATGGAGATCCTTGAGCTGCCCGGCCACAGATACTTCATAGCGACCCAGTTCCATCCGGAGTTCAAATCGAGGCCAATGAACCCTGCACCGGTCTTTAACGGGCTCGTCAAAGCCGCGAAAGAAAGAAGATACGGGTAA
- a CDS encoding type I restriction enzyme HsdR N-terminal domain-containing protein — translation MEDVKAPVSKETGVSIPPEVKNLSSIAASIMRVLKKINAHRSLYESNEEAVKQHLIGEIMSSLGWEWDNPEEVRPEWRTDEGRADYAIILGGETVAYLEAKNLGVDILKREEPLRQLAKYCFSTGVRYGILTNGAAWIVVKAFEAGSSLGERILVSVDLLNEPPMKAALKISLLEKGRITEMERISSLLKALELSFMGLVKEGYPSEALFEYLKVDKNKKIVPVYLLEGHENPKAAYVYDNGWKMLPLSERTLKGVLLAVLLYIGQKAFGDEKREIMAAYEQLKRIPLEQGKAREILIGLDEEKKLNISVEL, via the coding sequence ATGGAGGACGTAAAGGCTCCCGTTTCTAAGGAAACCGGTGTTTCAATCCCGCCGGAGGTTAAGAACCTCAGCAGCATAGCGGCCAGCATAATGCGGGTTCTCAAGAAGATAAACGCCCACAGGAGCCTCTACGAAAGCAACGAGGAAGCGGTAAAGCAGCACTTAATCGGGGAGATAATGAGCTCCCTCGGCTGGGAATGGGACAACCCCGAGGAAGTCAGGCCGGAGTGGAGAACCGACGAGGGCAGGGCCGATTACGCCATAATCTTAGGTGGAGAGACAGTGGCTTATTTAGAGGCCAAGAACCTCGGGGTGGACATCCTGAAGAGGGAAGAGCCCCTGAGGCAGCTGGCAAAGTACTGCTTTTCCACGGGCGTGAGGTACGGGATACTTACCAACGGTGCCGCCTGGATAGTCGTTAAGGCCTTTGAAGCTGGTTCCAGTTTGGGGGAGAGAATACTGGTCTCGGTAGACCTCCTGAACGAGCCGCCCATGAAGGCCGCCCTTAAGATATCCCTCCTGGAAAAGGGGAGGATAACTGAAATGGAGAGGATTTCCTCCCTCCTGAAGGCCCTGGAGCTCAGCTTTATGGGGCTTGTAAAGGAAGGCTACCCCTCGGAGGCCCTTTTTGAGTACCTCAAAGTCGATAAGAATAAGAAAATCGTGCCGGTTTATCTCTTAGAAGGCCACGAAAACCCGAAGGCGGCTTACGTCTACGACAACGGCTGGAAAATGCTTCCCCTGTCAGAAAGAACTCTGAAGGGCGTCCTCCTGGCAGTCTTGCTCTATATAGGGCAGAAGGCCTTTGGTGACGAGAAGAGGGAGATAATGGCCGCCTATGAGCAGCTAAAAAGGATACCCCTGGAACAGGGAAAGGCCCGCGAGATACTTATCGGGCTTGACGAGGAGAAAAAACTCAACATCTCGGTGGAGCTATGA
- a CDS encoding AIR synthase family protein — MLPAGKVPPEILEKLFRTLGSEDERVLLGPGTGIDFAAISFGDKAIVASTDPITGAVEDIGFYAVHVNANDIAVSGARPRWFLVTILLPEDSDGELPVRIMGDIDREAKKLGISIVGGHTEVTSGLKRPIVVGTMLGEVERGKLVTPNGARPGDAIVMTKWAGLEGTSIIAREREEELKNVFGESFVERAKALIEYISVLPEAMVLREFADAMHDPTEGGIANGLHEMADASGLGFRVFLDRIPVREETARICEFYGLDPLALIGSGSLLAAVPRDHARFAVERLLAKGINAAVIGEFLAEKKRVAVINGEERPFPRPCSDELWKVFRE; from the coding sequence ATGCTTCCAGCCGGGAAAGTTCCGCCCGAAATCCTGGAAAAGCTCTTCAGGACACTTGGTTCAGAGGACGAGAGGGTTCTTCTGGGGCCCGGGACGGGGATAGATTTTGCGGCGATCTCCTTTGGGGATAAGGCAATAGTGGCATCAACCGATCCAATAACCGGGGCGGTCGAGGACATAGGCTTTTACGCCGTCCACGTCAACGCCAACGACATAGCCGTTTCCGGAGCGAGGCCCAGGTGGTTTTTGGTGACGATACTTCTCCCAGAGGACTCCGACGGAGAGCTTCCTGTAAGGATTATGGGGGACATCGACAGGGAGGCCAAAAAGCTCGGCATTTCCATCGTGGGCGGGCATACGGAGGTCACCTCCGGCCTCAAAAGGCCGATAGTGGTCGGAACGATGCTCGGGGAGGTCGAGAGGGGAAAGCTGGTTACCCCCAACGGGGCCAGGCCTGGGGATGCAATAGTGATGACCAAGTGGGCCGGCCTCGAGGGGACGTCCATAATCGCGCGGGAGAGGGAGGAAGAGCTGAAGAACGTTTTTGGAGAAAGCTTTGTGGAGAGGGCGAAGGCCCTGATAGAGTACATAAGCGTCCTGCCCGAGGCCATGGTCCTGCGGGAGTTCGCGGACGCGATGCACGATCCAACGGAAGGGGGAATAGCGAACGGCCTCCACGAGATGGCGGATGCATCGGGCCTGGGTTTCAGGGTATTCCTCGACAGGATCCCCGTCAGGGAGGAAACCGCCAGGATCTGCGAGTTCTACGGTCTTGACCCCCTGGCGTTAATAGGCTCGGGCTCCCTTCTCGCGGCCGTTCCGAGAGACCACGCCAGGTTCGCGGTTGAAAGGCTCTTAGCTAAGGGGATAAACGCAGCGGTGATAGGGGAGTTTTTGGCGGAGAAGAAGAGGGTGGCGGTGATAAACGGCGAGGAGAGGCCCTTCCCCAGGCCCTGCTCAGATGAGCTGTGGAAGGTGTTCAGGGAGTGA
- a CDS encoding ribosome biogenesis/translation initiation ATPase RLI, with translation MARIAVIDYDKCNPDKCGHFLCERVCPVNRMGGEAIIIDEEKHKPIIQEASCTGCGICVHKCPFNAITIVNLPEQLEEDCVHRYGINSFVLYRLPVVKEGMVVGVLGPNGTGKTTAVKILSGQLLPNLCGDNDSWDAVIKAFRGNELQNYFEKLKNREIKPVVKPQYVDLIPKAVKGKVRDLLKKADETGKFEEVVKELELENVLDRDIEQLSGGELQRVAIAAALLRDAHFYFFDEPSSYLDIRQRLRMAKTIRKLAESGKNVLTVEHDLAILDYMSDIIHVVYGKPGVYGVFSHPKGTRNGINEFLEGYLHDENIRFRPFEIRFTKRSERKSQEGEVLVQYPRLVKDYGAFRLEAEGGELYVGEVVGIVGPNGIGKTTFVKMLAGVEKPTEGEVNWSLTVSYKPQYIKTDYEGTVYDLLSKIDAGKLMSNFYKSELLNPLGIPDLYDRQVNELSGGELQRVAITACLLRDADIYLLDEPSAHLDVEQRLAVSKAIRSLMAKNEKTALIVEHDVMMVDYLSDRLIVFEGEPGRHGRALPPMGMREGMNRFLSNVGITFRRDPDTGRPRANKEGSVKDREQKEVGEYYYV, from the coding sequence ATGGCAAGAATAGCGGTCATCGATTACGACAAGTGCAATCCCGACAAATGCGGGCACTTCCTGTGTGAGAGGGTCTGTCCCGTCAACCGAATGGGCGGTGAGGCGATAATCATAGACGAGGAGAAACATAAGCCAATCATCCAGGAGGCGAGCTGCACCGGCTGTGGAATCTGCGTTCACAAATGCCCCTTCAATGCAATAACCATCGTTAACCTGCCGGAGCAACTCGAGGAGGACTGCGTCCACCGCTACGGCATAAACTCCTTCGTCCTCTACCGCCTCCCGGTTGTGAAGGAGGGCATGGTCGTTGGCGTTCTCGGGCCCAACGGAACCGGTAAGACAACGGCCGTTAAGATACTCTCCGGCCAGCTCCTCCCGAACCTTTGCGGGGACAATGACTCCTGGGATGCAGTCATCAAAGCCTTCCGCGGCAACGAGCTTCAGAACTACTTTGAAAAGCTCAAGAACAGGGAAATCAAGCCCGTGGTCAAGCCGCAGTACGTCGACCTCATCCCGAAGGCCGTGAAGGGAAAGGTGAGGGATCTGCTCAAGAAAGCTGACGAGACCGGAAAGTTCGAGGAGGTCGTCAAGGAGCTCGAGCTTGAAAACGTCCTTGACAGGGACATAGAACAGCTCTCGGGCGGTGAGCTTCAGAGGGTTGCCATAGCGGCCGCTTTGCTAAGGGACGCCCACTTCTACTTCTTCGACGAGCCGTCCAGCTACCTCGACATAAGGCAGAGGCTCAGGATGGCGAAGACCATAAGGAAGCTCGCCGAAAGCGGAAAGAACGTCCTCACGGTTGAGCACGACCTGGCTATTCTTGATTACATGAGCGACATAATCCACGTCGTCTACGGAAAGCCGGGGGTTTATGGTGTATTCTCCCATCCAAAGGGCACGAGGAACGGGATAAATGAATTCCTCGAGGGCTATCTCCACGATGAAAACATCCGCTTCAGGCCATTCGAGATAAGGTTCACGAAGAGGAGCGAAAGGAAAAGCCAGGAGGGGGAGGTACTCGTCCAGTATCCCAGGCTTGTGAAGGACTACGGGGCATTCAGGCTTGAGGCCGAAGGGGGAGAGCTTTACGTCGGCGAGGTCGTTGGCATAGTTGGCCCGAACGGAATAGGTAAGACAACCTTCGTCAAGATGCTCGCCGGGGTTGAGAAGCCCACTGAGGGCGAAGTTAACTGGTCATTGACCGTCTCCTACAAGCCCCAGTACATCAAGACGGACTACGAGGGGACCGTTTATGACCTCCTGAGCAAGATAGACGCCGGCAAGCTCATGAGCAACTTCTACAAGAGCGAGCTCCTCAACCCGCTCGGCATTCCAGACCTCTACGACAGGCAGGTTAACGAGCTGAGCGGCGGAGAGCTTCAGAGGGTCGCCATAACGGCCTGCCTGCTCAGGGATGCTGACATATACCTCCTCGACGAGCCCTCAGCTCACCTCGACGTCGAGCAGAGGCTTGCCGTTTCAAAGGCCATACGCTCGCTGATGGCCAAGAACGAGAAGACGGCTCTGATAGTAGAGCACGACGTTATGATGGTTGATTACCTGAGCGACAGGCTAATAGTCTTCGAGGGCGAGCCGGGAAGGCATGGAAGAGCCTTACCGCCGATGGGAATGCGCGAGGGCATGAACAGGTTCTTGTCTAACGTTGGCATAACCTTCCGCAGGGACCCGGACACCGGAAGGCCCAGGGCCAACAAAGAGGGGAGCGTCAAGGACAGGGAGCAGAAGGAGGTCGGGGAGTACTACTACGTCTGA
- a CDS encoding M67 family metallopeptidase → MRLIIKRKDLGKILKLAEDSDIEVCGFLLGKNSGDADVETVRETANRLNSPVEFEIDPLEISKILDEAEKLGLEIVGVFHSHLCCPPVPSGKDLRGMKLWRNVWLIVTPSGDFRAWVVGGDDLEEVKIEVTP, encoded by the coding sequence ATGAGGCTCATAATAAAGCGGAAAGACCTCGGAAAGATCCTCAAACTGGCGGAGGACAGCGACATCGAAGTCTGCGGCTTTTTGCTGGGGAAAAACAGCGGCGATGCAGATGTTGAGACCGTCCGTGAAACTGCCAACAGGCTTAACTCCCCAGTGGAGTTTGAAATAGACCCCCTTGAAATCTCCAAGATCCTGGACGAGGCCGAAAAGCTGGGCCTTGAAATCGTCGGGGTTTTTCATTCCCACCTGTGCTGTCCACCGGTTCCTTCCGGAAAAGATTTGAGAGGGATGAAACTGTGGCGGAACGTCTGGCTCATAGTTACTCCCTCAGGGGATTTTCGGGCCTGGGTTGTGGGTGGGGATGATCTGGAAGAGGTAAAGATTGAGGTCACTCCCTGA
- a CDS encoding metallophosphoesterase: MLGFLGRRRLKKLRSSSGETLLMHIGDTPESVYPFIRKLIDEFKPEAIVHTGDLVDNVKLERKPEMLPIYRAGLRKLARILKHSGSILYIVPGNEDDHETVREFFGDTVVEPGTVVEMEGVKLALGHTWEDVAGVEADFRLYGHNFRAIPKGLNAVPGVNFLFLPSGRIVRIDYPAGTDIDRGYKLRRGL; this comes from the coding sequence ATGCTGGGGTTCCTGGGAAGGAGAAGGCTCAAAAAACTCCGCTCTTCCTCGGGGGAAACGCTCCTCATGCACATAGGTGACACGCCGGAGAGCGTTTACCCCTTTATCAGGAAGCTGATTGACGAGTTTAAGCCGGAGGCAATCGTCCACACGGGCGACCTGGTGGACAACGTCAAGCTGGAGAGGAAGCCCGAAATGCTCCCCATTTACAGGGCAGGGCTCAGGAAACTGGCGAGAATCCTGAAACACTCCGGTTCCATTCTTTACATCGTCCCGGGCAACGAAGATGACCATGAGACAGTTAGAGAGTTCTTTGGTGATACCGTCGTTGAGCCCGGCACCGTTGTGGAAATGGAGGGAGTGAAGCTGGCCCTCGGGCACACCTGGGAAGACGTCGCCGGTGTTGAGGCGGACTTCAGGCTCTACGGTCATAACTTCAGGGCCATTCCAAAGGGGCTGAACGCGGTCCCCGGCGTTAACTTCCTCTTCCTCCCCAGCGGAAGGATTGTAAGGATTGACTACCCCGCTGGAACCGATATTGATAGAGGTTACAAGCTCCGGAGGGGCCTGTGA